The Desulfuromonadales bacterium DNA segment GCCGGCGCAGCGCTCGGCGATCGATCCCCAGAAGGGGTGTTCGAAGTTCGCGTCGAGCCAGGCCTTGATCCGTTTCAAGTCAAGGGGCGCTGCGGCCGGCTCGGCCGGAGGCAGCGCTTCGATCGACTCCGCTTCGGCGAAGAGGCCGGCGTGCGCCGTCAGCAGCGCTTCCCCCTTCTCCGTCACCACGGCGCAGGCGTAGCCGCCCCCGGCAAGCGGGGTGAGGAAGAGGTCGCTCCCCTGCGTCGCCGCCGGGGAGAGCCCGACGGCGGTGCAGAAGCAGGCGTCGTCGGCCGTGGTGCAGGCCAGGCCGATGATCACGGTCCGGCGCCGCCGCTCGAGGTAGAACTCGTCGTGGTAGTCCCAGGAGAAGACCGCGTCGAGGATTCCAGGCGCCGCCGCGTCGCAGGAACGGGCGGCGATAAGGACCGATTCCGGCAGCCGGGAGAGGTCGACATCGCGCACCGTCATCCTCCCCTCACGCTTCTCGTAGGAGAGGATGCTCTCGCAGACGGGGAAGAAGGTCTCCTTGGCGGAGCGCCGCGGCAGCTCGTCGAGGGACAGCTCTTCCCCCCGGCGCAGCGGCTCGTACAGGGTCACGGTCCCGGCCCGCTTCGGGCCGACCACCCGCTTGCCTTCCCTCAGCAGCGCATCGACCAGCAGATGCAGATTCTGTTCGGTAATCGTTTTCGGCATGTGTCATCCTGTAGGGGCGGACTGCGTCCGCCCAGGGCGCATGCAATGCGCCCCTACATGGTCACTTGATGAACGACTGGTCGTCGTCTTCCCTATACTCCGCCAGCGGCCCTTTCTCTTTCGGCTCCAGCCCCGCCTCATGCCCGTAGAGCGCCTTGAGCTCCTTTGCCATCTTGCGGTTGAGCAGGTTCAGCGGAATGTCCATCGGGC contains these protein-coding regions:
- a CDS encoding 4Fe-4S dicluster domain-containing protein; this encodes MPKTITEQNLHLLVDALLREGKRVVGPKRAGTVTLYEPLRRGEELSLDELPRRSAKETFFPVCESILSYEKREGRMTVRDVDLSRLPESVLIAARSCDAAAPGILDAVFSWDYHDEFYLERRRRTVIIGLACTTADDACFCTAVGLSPAATQGSDLFLTPLAGGGYACAVVTEKGEALLTAHAGLFAEAESIEALPPAEPAAAPLDLKRIKAWLDANFEHPFWGSIAERCAGCGACAFLCPACHCFDISDEGSETKGERRKHWDACGFGKFTNHASGHNPRDVQPQRYRNRIMHKFKYYDDKFGLTLCTGCGRCIRACPVGIDIAAVLDEINSKP